In one Verrucomicrobiota bacterium genomic region, the following are encoded:
- a CDS encoding methyltransferase domain-containing protein: protein MIEEILKAATESAYDFRKNAYPDDPLRHLFPEWIPYYRLKWAIARVLQPRSILEIGVRFGYSMLAFLDASPSARYVGIDLDSATFGGSVGAIGWARHVAKGYRADFIVGDSTKMDRFPGDRYDLIHIDGQQDGQGTMHDLRLASGQGSYVLVDGYFWSRQNFLGASEFLFRYRDLIEFYEVIPGYAGELLIKMREAGPFAGLQPAESSMALRNVYTKDYYLLDCEGYEEFKRTRGATLEGARLEAVARLCGVGPAGKALDLGCGRGELSLELARRGFAVDAIDYSKDAIEIASEALARNPAISSSISLECNDVNQAGMNGPYNVAVASDLIEHMKPSELDVLYRRVSENLAQYGLFIIHTYPNAWYYQYEYRRKLRIAAAIGAYLPVEPRTRYELLMHINEQSPRVLKRELSRHFPHVLVWFGNPYEPGENLGRKFSIQEMRSAPDLFAVASNSPIPLPRMLSRLRMEQILEPLSAVSLRVVAPPRIMQASSGYDLQVELHNGSRVDLKSLPPCPIHLSYHWLAPHGRYSVYEGIRSRLKPDAESGSSQMYRTYAP from the coding sequence ATGATCGAAGAGATACTCAAGGCAGCGACCGAATCTGCATACGATTTCCGGAAAAATGCGTATCCGGATGATCCACTCAGGCACCTGTTCCCGGAATGGATCCCGTATTACCGGCTCAAATGGGCGATCGCGCGGGTACTTCAGCCACGGAGCATCCTCGAGATCGGCGTCCGGTTCGGGTATTCGATGCTGGCGTTTTTGGACGCTAGTCCCTCGGCCCGGTACGTTGGCATAGATCTCGATTCGGCAACCTTCGGCGGCTCGGTGGGAGCAATCGGGTGGGCTCGTCACGTTGCTAAAGGGTACCGGGCCGACTTCATCGTCGGGGATTCCACGAAAATGGATAGATTCCCTGGTGACCGCTACGACTTGATTCACATCGACGGGCAACAGGATGGGCAGGGGACGATGCATGACCTCAGGCTCGCATCTGGCCAGGGCTCCTATGTGCTGGTAGACGGCTACTTCTGGTCGAGGCAGAACTTTCTTGGGGCGTCCGAATTTCTGTTTCGTTACCGTGACCTCATCGAATTTTACGAAGTGATCCCGGGTTACGCCGGTGAACTCCTGATCAAAATGAGGGAAGCCGGCCCGTTTGCCGGCCTGCAGCCGGCCGAATCGAGCATGGCCCTGCGCAACGTCTACACCAAGGACTATTACTTGCTGGATTGCGAAGGGTATGAGGAATTTAAACGCACCCGCGGTGCGACGCTTGAAGGCGCGCGTTTGGAAGCGGTGGCGAGACTATGCGGCGTCGGCCCCGCGGGGAAGGCGCTGGACCTTGGATGCGGCCGGGGTGAACTGAGCCTGGAACTTGCGCGCCGGGGGTTTGCCGTCGATGCGATCGACTACTCCAAAGACGCGATCGAAATCGCCAGCGAGGCTCTGGCAAGAAACCCGGCGATCTCATCATCGATCTCGCTCGAGTGCAATGACGTTAACCAGGCTGGGATGAATGGCCCCTACAATGTTGCCGTGGCCTCGGACCTCATCGAGCACATGAAGCCTTCTGAACTGGACGTGCTCTACCGGCGAGTCAGCGAAAATCTCGCGCAATACGGGCTGTTCATCATCCACACGTACCCGAACGCCTGGTATTACCAGTACGAGTACCGGCGAAAACTACGAATTGCCGCTGCGATCGGCGCATACCTTCCGGTTGAGCCGCGGACCCGATACGAGTTGTTGATGCATATCAATGAGCAATCTCCTCGGGTTTTGAAGCGGGAACTCAGCAGGCACTTTCCGCACGTGCTGGTCTGGTTCGGGAACCCGTATGAGCCCGGTGAAAATCTTGGACGGAAGTTTTCGATTCAGGAAATGCGTTCTGCACCGGACCTGTTCGCCGTGGCATCGAACTCGCCCATCCCGCTTCCAAGGATGCTTAGTCGCCTCCGGATGGAACAGATCCTGGAACCGCTCTCGGCGGTGAGCCTCCGTGTGGTGGCACCTCCTCGCATCATGCAAGCTTCGTCCGGTTACGACTTACAGGTTGAACTGCACAACGGGAGCAGGGTTGATCTGAAAAGCCTGCCTCCCTGTCCCATCCATCTATCGTACCATTGGTTAGCTCCGCACGGACGTTATTCGGTATATGAGGGTATTCGTTCCCGGTTGAAACCGGATGCCGAATCAGGATCATCCCAAATGTACAGGACTTACGCACCGTGA
- a CDS encoding methyltransferase domain-containing protein yields the protein MNEVNYVENISQVLKVPLDEVHSYLLGKPFTDSRRGWYLMDVAQILKLLPSPPARLLDLGIGSGWTSKIFAQSGYSVVGLDIAPAMIDLAVINCRELANVDLYVCDYEAEISHGKFGCAVIYDALHHSTDEDRLLKNIYDSLEDGGVLITAEPGCGHSKTPEAVAAVRDYGTTERDMEFSLQKAVMKRAGFSQVRQFHRLSELPLEDVSTEAGSALQLQHYEALDFSTKKGGFTSLVVAIK from the coding sequence ATGAATGAAGTCAATTACGTCGAAAATATTTCCCAGGTTCTAAAGGTACCGTTGGATGAAGTCCATAGCTACCTTCTGGGGAAACCTTTCACGGATTCACGTCGAGGTTGGTACCTGATGGACGTTGCTCAAATCTTGAAGTTGCTCCCGTCTCCTCCGGCCAGACTTTTGGATTTAGGCATCGGTTCGGGATGGACATCTAAGATTTTTGCGCAATCCGGATATTCTGTGGTTGGCCTTGATATAGCCCCAGCCATGATCGACCTGGCGGTGATCAATTGTCGAGAACTGGCGAATGTGGATCTCTACGTTTGTGACTACGAAGCGGAAATTAGCCACGGCAAGTTTGGCTGCGCAGTCATCTATGACGCGTTGCATCACTCAACCGATGAAGACAGGCTCCTCAAAAACATCTATGACTCGCTGGAGGATGGTGGTGTCCTTATCACGGCTGAACCGGGATGCGGCCATTCAAAGACCCCCGAGGCGGTCGCCGCCGTCAGAGACTACGGAACCACCGAAAGAGACATGGAATTCAGTCTTCAGAAGGCGGTAATGAAGAGGGCAGGGTTTTCACAAGTCAGGCAGTTTCATCGGCTTAGTGAGTTGCCATTGGAGGATGTAAGTACGGAAGCGGGTAGCGCCCTGCAGTTGCAGCACTATGAAGCGCTGGATTTCAGTACGAAAAAGGGAGGGTTCACAAGTTTGGTTGTTGCGATCAAGTAG